Genomic segment of Desulfonatronum thiodismutans:
CCGCACCAAAAGGTTTGTTGGGTCCCGCAGAATCCATGAGGGTCAGGGCGGGAAAACACGCGAAGCCTATATTCACCGCCATGATTTCCGAAGTATGCGGGGCAGCGATCGAGTGCTTCGGCTTGAACCAGGAATTATGTCAAAGAGCGTAAATAGTTACTAAGCAAGCGGCAACCCAGAAAGTTGGGTTATCGACCATTTCGCCTAGAACCCAGCCAAGGGCTGAGAAGATGATGGTGCGTGGATGGTTCTTTGCCAAGTCGCCAACACGTTCAGCGACGTTTTTGATGAAGAGAAATCGTTTTGTTTCGGGGAGGTGTTCTGCGAAATCTAGTAGTCGCTCTTGCGCCTCCAGTGGCAGGTCCGTTGCTGTCATTGTCATGCGTAGTCTCCTTTTTGTTCCCAACGCCGCCAGCACGCACGGCTTTGTCGTGAATATGAAATCCATCACTTGAGAAAACACCAGTCTCCCGGAAAACACTCGCCACCTCCCTCTGGAACTTTCCAAAAGGCTAACGAATAACCTGACTGGGCTTCAAGTCGACAACTCGTCGATAATCGCGAAATTAAATTTAAAACAACACGTTACATGACGCCGATGGGCTATACCCCAGAAACTAGTGAGCGAGCACAACAAAAACGCCCGCCCTCACCAGAAAAGGCGAAAGCGGGCGTAACATTTCGGAATATATCACCGCACGAAAGCGACAAGGAATTCCATGTCAGGGGCTTAAACCAGCCGGATAAGCATTGGACCGCTCCGGGCGGGGGGAGATGATAAGGGTTTGAGAGCATGCTGACGCGAGATTTTTCTAATGATCGGCCTCATTTGGAAAAAGATGAGCATGCTTATCCTGCTCAAATGGAAAACGTCAAGATTGATGAATGGTTTTTCCTCGGAGTCCTCGACGCCTTGAGCAAAGCTGGCGGTTCTCAGTTCCAGAAACCTTGGCTTTGACAGCCCGGCCCTCAATTGTCCTTGAACACCTCGTCAACATTCTTGGCGTCCAGGATTCGTTCGGCCCACAGGTCAAGCTGTTCAGGCGTTGCGTTGCGGAGGCGTTCCTGGACGTCCATGTCCGTGATGCTTTTGCCGAAGCGTTTGGTGAAGAGGCGTTGGATAATGGCTTGGCGTCCTTTTACCTCACCTACAAATTCCCCTTCGACACGGCCTTCGACACGGCCTTCGACACGCCCTTCGTCACGGCCAAGATTCTTGATGTATTGTGCGAGCATGGCGGTCTCCTCGTTTTCCATGATGTCGGCGCAGATGGCCTCTTGTTCTTCCGGCTGTACCTGGGCGTAAACGTCAATAAATTCTGTATATTTTTCAAAAAGCAACCGTGATGCCAGTTGATAGAGGCCCAGGTAGGCGTGGCGCAAGACTTCGAGTCGTTCAGATGGCGGGTATTGCATTTTGGGCATGAGGATTTTGGCCACCGGGTTGTTCACACTGTAGTAATCTTTGGCGTGAAGGGCAAACAGTTTCAGATGGACGTACTCAAAGTGGAGAAAAGTTGTTCCGGCGAAAATGCTCTCCAGCTTGCGGGGTACGTCTTTGCGCCAGGCTTTCCGGTCAGTGAAGAGAACCGTGGGAATAACCACGGCGTCCGGGTGGGCTTCCATCAGGTCCGTGGCGTAGCGCAGCAGCCTGTAGATGGAGAACTTCTCCTTGTCCTCCTGGAACTCCACCAACCAGAGCAGCAAGGCTCCACGAGCAAACCGGAACAGGATCGGCATGTCCAGGGCCAAGCCGGAGTCAGATAAGCGATGTTTGCGCGGTTCCTGGCGGACAAAGGTAATCTCCTGTAGCTCGCCGTACTGTTCCAGAGCTTGAGGGTAGAAAAGTTCCAGAGACTCACGCGGGAAGTCCAGGAAGACGTTTTTGAAGTTATGGTCGTGGGATTCCTGGGGCATAGCGTGGTTGGTCAGCCTGGCTCCTGCCTACGAAGCTGTCTTTGTTAATGGTCAGCGTATCCAGGCGGATATGCTTCAAAACCTTGTCCGGGAGGTAGTTGGCCAGGAAGTTGGCGGCGACCTCCCAAAGGGCAGGCGGGTTGCCTGCTCCACGCCTCTGGTTGGGGCTCATGGCCAGGATTCACGAAATTACAGCTCCGACTGTTATAGCTGGAACTATAATAGCTGGGACAATAACACCTCGCCATGCATCAGACAACGTGAATATTGGTTGGGAATCTGGCAACTTCTGTTCAGCTTATTCTTGCTCGCCTCCTTAGCGTGCATCAGTATCTGCCTTCTGAAGCGCCCCTATTTACTCGGCCTTCTTGGCCCGGGTGGATTTCTTGGCCGCGGGCTTTTTTGTCGTGGCTTTCTTGGTTGCCGTTCGTTTCGGAGCCGGTTTGGTTGAATCCGAGGGAGTTTTTGAAGCAGCTTTTGAGGCGGCTTTGTCGGCAGCCTTGGTCGCGGCCTTCTTGGGCGTGGGTTCGGAGAAGTCCGGAAGCGGGCCTTCGGTTTCCTCGAAGTCCTCGGCCACCGGGATGAAGTGGCGGCACTCCTTGACCGGGCAGGACAGGTAGTTGCCGCGCTTTTCCGTGTGGCGGCGGAGCATGATGGGGAAGTCGCACTTGGGGCAGGGCTGGGCCACCGGGGGGGCGGGCATGGCCGTGGTGCAGTCCGGGTAGCGGCTGCACGAGAAGAACATCTTGCCGAAGCGCGAGCTGCGCTCCACCAGGTCGCCGGTGCAGCCATCAGCCGGGCAGGGCACCCCGGTGGAGTAGGATTTGGTGTACTTGCACTTGGGGTAGGAGCCGCAGGCGTAGAACCGGCTGCCGGTGCGGGCCTTTTTCAGGACCACGTCCCCGCCGCAGTCCGGGCAGGTGCCGACCTTGACCGCCTCTTCCTTGGGCAGCTTCTCGATGGTCTTGATCTTTCCGGACTCGTCCCGGGTGAAGTTGCCGGTGAACGAGCAGTCCGGATACCCGGAGCAGGCCAGAAAGGCTCCGGCCTTGCCGAACTTGATCACCAGGGGCTTGGCGCATTCCGGGCAGGGCATTCCGGCGTCGATCCCGCCCTTCACCGCGGCCATGTCCTTTTTGGCCTTGTCCAGGACGGGATAAAACTCGCCCGTGAACCTGCGCATCAGCTCCACCCAATCCTGGCCGCCCTCGGCCACCTGGTCCAGGGATTCCTCCATCTGGGCCGTGAAATCCACGTCCATCAGCCGGGTGAAATGCGCGGTCAGTTGATCCGTGACCACGTAGCCCAGTTCCAGGGGCACGAAGTGGCGCTCTTCCTGGGTGACGTACTCCCGGTCCAGCAGGGTGGAGATGATCTGGGCATAGGTGGAGGGCCGGCCGATGCCCTTTTCTTCCAGCTCCCGGATCAACGAGGCCTCGCTGTAGCGCGGCGACGGCTGAGTGAACTTCTGTTCCTTGAGCAGTTCCTGAAGCCGCAGTTCCTGCTTCGGGGTCAAGGTGGGCAGTTCCTGGTTCTTATCCGCCTCCCCTCCGCCGTAGACCTTGAGATAGCCGGGAAAAATCAGCCGCTCGCCCTTGGCCCGCCACTGGGTGTGGGCCGCGGCCACGGTGATGGTGGTGTCCCAGAACCGGGCCGGGCTCATCTGCGAGGCCACGAAGCGGGTCCAGATCAGCTTGTAGAGCTGGTACATGTCCCGGGGCAGATAGGCCTGGAGCATTTCCGGGGTCAGGGTCACGTCCACGGGCCGGATGGCTTCGTGGGCTTCCTGGGCGGATTTGCGGGACTTGAAATAGCGTTCCTTTTCCGGGCAATAATCCGGTCCGTAGGATTCCAGGATCAGCTTGCGCACGTCCTTGATCGCATCCGGCGAGGTGCGCACCGAGTCGGTCCGCATGTAGGTGATCAGGGCCTGGATGCCCCGATCCCCCAGCTCCACGCCCTCGTACAGGCGCTGGGCCAGGGACATGGTCCGTTTGGCCGGATAGGAAAAGCGGCGGCTGGCTTCCTGTTGCAGGGTGGAGGTGATGAAGGGCGGGCCGGACTGACGCTGCCGTTCCTTTTCATCCACGGCCTCCACCACGAAGGGCGCTTTGGAAACCGCGGCCTCCAGCTCTCCGGCCTGGTCCGCGGAGCCGATGTCCGGCTTTTTGCCGCTCACCTTCCACAGGTCGGCCTCGATCACCGCGGCGCTCTTGTCCGCCAGTTTGACCTTGAAGACCCAGTATTCCTTGGGCTCGAAAACCTGACGCTCCCGCTCCCGGTCCACGATCAGGCGCAAGGCCACGGATTGGACCCGGCCCGCGGAGATGCCGCGCTTGACCTTCTGCCAGAGCAGCGGCGAAAGCTTGTAGCCCACCAGCCGGTCCAGCACCCGCCTGGCCTGCTGGGCGTTGAACAGATCCAGGTTCAGGGTCCTGGGATGCTCCAGGGCCTCGCGCACGGCCCTGGCCGTGATCTCATTGAACTGGATCCGCTTGATCCGCGGATTGGCGTCCTTGATCAGTTCGGCCACGTGCCAGGCGATGGCCTCGCCTTCCCGGTCCGGGTCCGGGGCGAGATAAATCTGGTCCGCCTGGGCCGCCAGTTTCTTGAGCTGGGCCACGACCTTCAGCTTGCCGGGAATCACCTCGTATTCCGGGGCAAAATCGCCCGTTTCATCCACTCCCAGCACCTTTTTCGGCAGGTCGCGAACGTGACCCACCGAGGCGCTGACCTCATAATCCGGTCCAAGAAACTTCTTGATGGTTTTAACCTTGGCCGGCGACTCAACGATGATCAAATCTTTACTCATAATGCGCAGGGCAAATACCCATCCCTCGGCCCCATGGCAAGCCCCCCCCGCCATACCCTCAGGGCCTTTTTGTTCTCGAACTGCGGTAGCTCTGTATCGATATCGAAATCGTAATCGAAATCGATTTCTGGCAACTTTCCGATTTCGATAGCGATTTCGATTTCGATGGGTGTCGCCCTTCCCTGGGGAGTCCTCATGAACACCCTGCAACCTACAATCATGAAATCATTGAAATTCTACAGAGAACAAAAATGCCCCCGCCATACCCTTTCCCGGGCGGACTTGTACTCGCTTTCCTCCCGCTGTCTGAATCGGTATCGAAATCGAAATCGTGATCGAAATCGGACGTCATGTCCAAGAAGACGAGTTTGTCACGGGATGATGCGTGGAATTCTTCGATTTCGATTGCGATTTCGATTTCGATGAGAATGGATTTATCCACCATCCTCTTTGGTCGGGGGATGACAGCGAACCCGAGAGCGGATAGGTTCACACGGCTGTCTTGCCCCATCTCAACGAATCCCTGGAGAATACTCATGAAAATACTGATCACCGGCGCCGCCGGATTCATTGGCTTCCATACCGTCCTGCGCCTGCTGGAGCAGGGGCACGAGGTGGTGGGCCTGGACAATATCAACGATTATTACGACGTCCGGGTCAAATACGGACGACTGGCCCACTCGGGGATCGCGGAGGCCGACATTGCCGTGAACCGGACGATCCAGAGCACGATCCACCCCGGCTACCGCTTCGTGCGCATGAACCTGGAGGACGGGACCGGGCTGATGAACCTGTTTGCTCAAGAGAAGTTCGACCGGGTAATGCACTACGCGGCCCAGGCCGGGGTGCGCTACAGCCTGACCAATCCCCACGCCTACATGCAAAGCAACTTCCTGGCGTTCCTGAACCTGCTGGAAGCCTGCCGCCATCACCCCGTGGAGCACTTCGCCTTCGCCTCCAGTTCCTCGGTCTACGGGCTGAACCAGACCATGCCCTTTTCCACCCGCCACAACGTGGACCATCCCATCAGCCTCTACGCGGCCAGCAAGAAGTCCAACGAGCTGATGGCCCACACCTACAGCTATCTCTACGGCCTGCCCACCACGGGACTGCGCTTCTTCACCGTGTACGGACCCTGGGGCCGTCCGGACATGGCCCTGTTCCTGTTCACCAAGGCCATTCTCGAAGGCCGGCCCATCGACGTCTTCAATCACGGCCAAATGCGGCGCGACTTCACCTATGTGGACGACATCGTCGAGGGCGTGCTGCGGGTGATCCACCATGCGCCCCAGGGCAACCCGGATTGGGACGGGACGGCCCCGGACCCATCCTCATCCCCGGCCCCTTGGAAGGTCTACAACATCGGCAATTCCCAGCAGGTGGAACTGATCCGGTTCATCGAAGCCCTGGAAGAAGCCCTGGGCAAGAAGGCCGAAAAGAACTTTCTGCCGCTTCAGCCCGGCGACGTCCCGGCCACCTGGGCCGACACCGCGGACCTGGAGCGCGGCCTGGGCTACCGCCCGAACACTCCGGTGCGGGTGGGCATTCAGCGCTTCGTGGACTGGTATCGGGATTTTTTCCAAGTCTGATCCGGCCAGGTATCTGAAATCGGTATCGAAATCGAAATCGTGATCGAAATCGAGCGTCATGCCCAGGCAGGCGACGTAACCACAGGGTGATGCACTACATTGTTCTATTCCGATTTCGATTCCGATTTCGATCGCGATTTGGATTTTGATGTGAGCAGATTTGCCCTGGGGTCACGAACGCGGAGAGTCACTTATGACGGAAACATATGACATCCTGGTGATCGGGGCTGGTCCGGCGGGCTATGCCGCAGCCCTGGAAGCCGCGGCCCTGGGCAGGTCCACCGCGCTGGTGGAACGGAACCTGCTCGGAGGTACCTGCCTGAACCGGGGCTGCATCCCCACCAAGCTCTTCCTCGGAGCCACGGCCCCCATTCCCGCCATAGCGGCTCAGTCCAGGCTGCGCCTGGGCCAGGGGAGCTTCACCGCGGACATGGCCGCCCTGCAAAAGCGCAAGACGTCCCTGCTCGCGGCCACGCGCCAGGCCATGACCAAAACGCTGGAAACGGCGGGAATACGGTTGATCTCCGGGGAAGCGGAACTGAGCGGGCCGACCCAGGTCTTGGTGCGAACGACGGACGATACGCAAACCCGGGTCGACTTTCACCGCCTGATCCTGGCCCTGGGCTCGGCTCCATCCTGGCCGGAACTCCTGACCCCGGACGGCGAGGCCGTGCTCAGTTCGGACCACGCCCTGGACCTCTCGACCGTCCCGGTGTCCCTGATCGTGATCGGGGCCGGGGCCATCGGCCTGGAAATGGCCCAGTTTTTCCAGCGCATGGGTTCGTCCGTGACGCTGATCGAAGCCGCCGAGCGCATCGCCCCCACCGAAGATCCGGAAATCTGCGCCCAACTGGCCTCCATGCTCAAGCGCCAGGGCGTGACCGTGCGGGCAAACGCGACCGTCTGTGCGCTGGAACGAACGGCGGAAGGAATCCGCGTCCGTCTCGGTGCGGAAGAGGAAGTGACGGCATCCAAAGTGCTGGTGGCCGTGGGCAGAAAGCCCAACACCCACTTTCCGGGACTGGAAACGATTCTCCCAGCCAGGAAGAAAAACGCTCTGGAAGTGGACGAGAATCTGATGCTCAGCGAGCATATCTTTGCCGTGGGCGACTGCAACGGCATGACCCTGCTGGCTCATGCCGCCGAGGACCAGGGCCGGTTCGCGGCCCGGTACGCCGCCGGAAAGATCTCCGGCCCCTACGCGCCGGGTCCCATCCCGTTCTGCATCTACGGCGATCCGGAGGCTTTCCGGGTCGGCCCCACTCTGGAGGAGACTCGAGCCAATGGCTTGTCCTGCACCGAATCCAAGGCCCAGCTGGCCGCCAACCCCGTGGCCCAGGCCGCGGCGGCGCCTCACGGCCTGGTCAAAGTCCTTTGGCACGACGATACCGTGATCGGCGTCAGCGCCGTGGGCCACGGCGTGCTGCACCTGGTCACGACGGCCACGATCATGGTCGCCCAAGGCTGGAGCCGATCCCAGGCCGAAAACCTGATCTTCGCCCACCCCACCCTGGATGAAACGCTGCGACACGCCTTGCTGACGACCCCCCAATGACCCCGTCCTCCACAATTTGGATCTCAAGGCCATGTTCCGCACGCTGACTCCCCTGGTCCTGGCGTCCGGCTCACCACGGCGAAAGGAACTTCTCGCCAGTCTGGGGCTGGATTTTTCCATCCACCCGGCCTTGGCTCCCGAACCTGCCTTCACTCCCGGAACTGACCCCGGGGCCTTTGCTTTGGATGCTGCCAGGGGCAAGGCTCGTGAAGTGGCTGAAATGCATCAGGAGGCCGTGGTACTGGCCGCGGACACCATCGTGGTGCTGAAGGGAGATGTACTGGGTAAGCCGGAAGATACACGGGAGGCCCTGGCCATGCTGGAACGGCTGGCCGGGCGGGAGCATGTGGTGATTACGGGCTGCTGCCTGCTGGATCCAAAAAACGCCGATGAGCAACATTTCGCCGTGCGGACCACCGTGTGGATGCAAAACTTCGGGCCGGAGGTTCTAGCCGCCTACGTGGCCACGGGAGAGCCCATGGACAAGGCCGGGGCCTACGGCATTCAGGAGCGGGCCGCATGCCTTGTGGAGCGCATTCAGGGCTCCTACACCAACGTGGTCGGACTCCCGTTGGCCGAGGTGGTCCAGCGCCTGCTAAACCGCTCGATCATTACTCCGCACCGCCCTTGAAAATGCGGTCTCGGCCCGCGCACGCTCTTCACTCTTCACCTCTTGCCCCCTTCTTCCCCACCGGCGCGAGGTAGACCGCGAACTCCTCCTCGCCATCCACGCCCAGCAGATGATCCATTTCTTCCTGGTCGTAGGCCGCCACGGCGCACGTTCCGGCCCCCACGGCCTCGCAGGCCAGATAGAGATTCTGGCAGACATGGCCCGCGTCCAAAAGAATAACCCGATGGGCGGTCAGGCCGTAGCGCCACTCCATGCGTTCGGGAATGCAGGCCCAGACAAAGGTGACCGCGGCGCGGCCTAAGAATTTCTGACCATAGGCGGCCCGGGTCAGCGAGGACTCCATGTCCGGCACCTCCCGGACGTGGACCAGTGCGTGGTCCAGGGGCAGGTAGCGGTACAGCCCTGGCGCCAAGTCCACAACTCTATTGATGAACAGATACGTTTCAAAACTGTGCCGGGCCCCGGCCGAGGGCACTGTGCGCAAGGCCGTGCCCTGGCCGAGCATCTTGCGGATTCCCTGGGTGGCCCAAAGCAGAAAGGACAGCTCGACCAGGTTTAATTCCTCGCCGGAATACCTGCGTCGACTCTCCCTCTGGGCAATGGCTTCGATCAGAGGCGTACGCCCCATTGCGTCCGGCCATTGGTCAGGAGTGGACAGCGTGACTTTCCGAGCTTCGAGAGGAGCCGGTATCTGTACCGGGGGCGGAGTGAGCCCCAGATTTTGGGCGGTCCTGGAAAAATCCGTCTGCTTGCGCAGGTGGTCGGTCAAAAACAGGCGATGGGCCCGCAAGCGATCATCACGCATCGACTTGCTCCTCCGTCACTGACGCATTCCCTCCAGCCGACTCATCCAGCAAGGCCCACAGTCTTCTCTCCAGTTCCTCCAGCCCCGTCCCCTCCAGAGCGGAAACCAGCATCAATCCGGGCCGATCCCGTTCAGCCCGCTTCCGCAACCAAGCCAGACGATCCTCGGGCCAGAGGTCGATCTTGTTCACCACCAGCAGTTGCCGCTTCCGGCTCAAGGCCGGGTCGAAACCGGCCAATTCCTCGTCCAGCAAGGTGTAACCGGTCCAGGGCTCTCCCTCCTGACCATCTCCCGACGATTCGGGCCCGGCGATCTCCTCCACGCTGAGAACATGCAGCAGAAAGCGGGTCCGCTCCACGTGCTTCAGGAATTTGTGTCCCAGCCCGCGCCCTTCATGGGCCCCGCTGACCAGTCCGGGAATATCGGCGAGCACGAGCCGTTCGCCCTGCTCGCCCTGCATCACGCCCAGATTGGGGGACAGGGTGGTGAACGGATACGGGGCGATCTTCGGACGGGCCGCGGACAGGGCGGAGATCAGCGTGGACTTGCCCGCATTGGGCAACCCGATGATCCCCACGTCGGCCAGGATCTTCAGTTCCAGCCGAATCCTCTTTTCCTCCCCGTCCTCCCCCGGTTGAGAGAACCGGGGCGTGCGCATGGTGGCGGACTTGAAATGGGTGTTGCCCTTGCCGCCCCGACCGCCCTTGGCCAGGACGATGGTCTGGCCCGGAACGGCGAGATCCACGATCAGACGGCGCTCTCCGTCCTCACCCACCTCGAATAGCTGAGTCCCCAGCGGAACATCCACGATCAGGTCCTCGGCGTCCGCGCCGGCCCGTTCCCGGCCCGAGCCGGGCTGGCCGTTGCGGGCCTCATAGACTCGTCTGAGTCGAAAGTCATACAAGGAGAGTAACTTGGGTTCAGCCCGAAAAATGACCCCTCCACCCCGACCTCCGTCCCCGCCATCCGGACCGCCCCTGGGAATATATTTTTCCCGCCGAAAGGACACGCATCCATGTCCACCGTGGCCGGAGCGAACGGTTATTTCCGCTTCATCGACAAATCGCATGAGTCACCTTGCTTGATGGTTCTTCGTCGCATGGACTCTCGTCAGGAGAGGTCGCGACGGGTCATTATTTCTTGAATATCCAACGGTTCGCCGCGATGCGGCGCGCGGACCAGGTTCAGGGCGGCTTGCGGACACTTGGGGATGCAGACCCCGCAGCCCATGCAGGCGACGGCATTCACCTCCCACTCCTTGTTCCGTCGCTGAATGGCCCGGAACTGGCACTGCTTGGCGCACAATCCGCAATCAAGGCAGAGTGTTCGGTCCATGACGCAAACGTACCCGGACGAGGCCAGCATGGGCGTCCCGCCCCGGTGGGCCCGCAGGGCACCGCAACAACAGGAGCAGCAGTTGCAGATGGCGTAAAACCTGCCGAGCATCACGTCCTTGAAAAAGGCATGGTGGACGTGGCCCCGGTCGTGTTCCGCCTTGAGGATCTCCTGGGCTTCATCCTGGGTGATCCACCGGCTTTTATCCGGATGGTGCGCGGCGATGAACCCGGCAAAGGGCTCTCCCACGATCAGGCATACGCCCACCGGGACGCAGGGATTGGGGCTGGAGGCCCGACACGGGCAGTCCAGAGCCAGGATATGGTTCGGATGCCGCAACACGATTTCCCGAGCCGCGGCATACGGGACGACCTGCTCCAGATCGCCGAGGTCGATGTCCCGGTTCACCGTCACCAGTTTTCGGGCATGGTCCAGGAGGAGCACCTTGCCATGATAGGTGTCGGCAAAAGTCCTGCGCCCAGAACTCGGTGGCCCAGGTTGACCAGCCGCGGGTTTGGGCGTTCGAAACAGCAAGCTCAAAGGCCTGAGTGCCCGAGCCAACGGATGTCGCCCGGTGCCCAAGGCGATGTACAGCTCTGGCCAACGACCGTAAACATACCCGTGCAGCCACTTCCAGATCGAATAGTCAGGCCTGGAGACAAACTGATCGTAATAGGCGCGGGTAGCGGGGTTGCGTAAAAAAAAGCGTGACAGCATATGGAAAGACGAATGCCTGGACGTGTCTTTAGGCCGTATCTTTTGTTCCGGTGTGGGTGAACGCATCC
This window contains:
- a CDS encoding Rpn family recombination-promoting nuclease/putative transposase, whose product is MSPNQRRGAGNPPALWEVAANFLANYLPDKVLKHIRLDTLTINKDSFVGRSQADQPRYAPGIPRP
- a CDS encoding SagB/ThcOx family dehydrogenase, translated to MRDDRLRAHRLFLTDHLRKQTDFSRTAQNLGLTPPPVQIPAPLEARKVTLSTPDQWPDAMGRTPLIEAIAQRESRRRYSGEELNLVELSFLLWATQGIRKMLGQGTALRTVPSAGARHSFETYLFINRVVDLAPGLYRYLPLDHALVHVREVPDMESSLTRAAYGQKFLGRAAVTFVWACIPERMEWRYGLTAHRVILLDAGHVCQNLYLACEAVGAGTCAVAAYDQEEMDHLLGVDGEEEFAVYLAPVGKKGARGEE
- a CDS encoding dihydrolipoyl dehydrogenase family protein, with the protein product MTETYDILVIGAGPAGYAAALEAAALGRSTALVERNLLGGTCLNRGCIPTKLFLGATAPIPAIAAQSRLRLGQGSFTADMAALQKRKTSLLAATRQAMTKTLETAGIRLISGEAELSGPTQVLVRTTDDTQTRVDFHRLILALGSAPSWPELLTPDGEAVLSSDHALDLSTVPVSLIVIGAGAIGLEMAQFFQRMGSSVTLIEAAERIAPTEDPEICAQLASMLKRQGVTVRANATVCALERTAEGIRVRLGAEEEVTASKVLVAVGRKPNTHFPGLETILPARKKNALEVDENLMLSEHIFAVGDCNGMTLLAHAAEDQGRFAARYAAGKISGPYAPGPIPFCIYGDPEAFRVGPTLEETRANGLSCTESKAQLAANPVAQAAAAPHGLVKVLWHDDTVIGVSAVGHGVLHLVTTATIMVAQGWSRSQAENLIFAHPTLDETLRHALLTTPQ
- the topA gene encoding type I DNA topoisomerase encodes the protein MSKDLIIVESPAKVKTIKKFLGPDYEVSASVGHVRDLPKKVLGVDETGDFAPEYEVIPGKLKVVAQLKKLAAQADQIYLAPDPDREGEAIAWHVAELIKDANPRIKRIQFNEITARAVREALEHPRTLNLDLFNAQQARRVLDRLVGYKLSPLLWQKVKRGISAGRVQSVALRLIVDRERERQVFEPKEYWVFKVKLADKSAAVIEADLWKVSGKKPDIGSADQAGELEAAVSKAPFVVEAVDEKERQRQSGPPFITSTLQQEASRRFSYPAKRTMSLAQRLYEGVELGDRGIQALITYMRTDSVRTSPDAIKDVRKLILESYGPDYCPEKERYFKSRKSAQEAHEAIRPVDVTLTPEMLQAYLPRDMYQLYKLIWTRFVASQMSPARFWDTTITVAAAHTQWRAKGERLIFPGYLKVYGGGEADKNQELPTLTPKQELRLQELLKEQKFTQPSPRYSEASLIRELEEKGIGRPSTYAQIISTLLDREYVTQEERHFVPLELGYVVTDQLTAHFTRLMDVDFTAQMEESLDQVAEGGQDWVELMRRFTGEFYPVLDKAKKDMAAVKGGIDAGMPCPECAKPLVIKFGKAGAFLACSGYPDCSFTGNFTRDESGKIKTIEKLPKEEAVKVGTCPDCGGDVVLKKARTGSRFYACGSYPKCKYTKSYSTGVPCPADGCTGDLVERSSRFGKMFFSCSRYPDCTTAMPAPPVAQPCPKCDFPIMLRRHTEKRGNYLSCPVKECRHFIPVAEDFEETEGPLPDFSEPTPKKAATKAADKAASKAASKTPSDSTKPAPKRTATKKATTKKPAAKKSTRAKKAE
- a CDS encoding NAD-dependent epimerase — encoded protein: MKILITGAAGFIGFHTVLRLLEQGHEVVGLDNINDYYDVRVKYGRLAHSGIAEADIAVNRTIQSTIHPGYRFVRMNLEDGTGLMNLFAQEKFDRVMHYAAQAGVRYSLTNPHAYMQSNFLAFLNLLEACRHHPVEHFAFASSSSVYGLNQTMPFSTRHNVDHPISLYAASKKSNELMAHTYSYLYGLPTTGLRFFTVYGPWGRPDMALFLFTKAILEGRPIDVFNHGQMRRDFTYVDDIVEGVLRVIHHAPQGNPDWDGTAPDPSSSPAPWKVYNIGNSQQVELIRFIEALEEALGKKAEKNFLPLQPGDVPATWADTADLERGLGYRPNTPVRVGIQRFVDWYRDFFQV
- a CDS encoding P-loop NTPase family protein, with amino-acid sequence MLSRFFLRNPATRAYYDQFVSRPDYSIWKWLHGYVYGRWPELYIALGTGRHPLARALRPLSLLFRTPKPAAGQPGPPSSGRRTFADTYHGKVLLLDHARKLVTVNRDIDLGDLEQVVPYAAAREIVLRHPNHILALDCPCRASSPNPCVPVGVCLIVGEPFAGFIAAHHPDKSRWITQDEAQEILKAEHDRGHVHHAFFKDVMLGRFYAICNCCSCCCGALRAHRGGTPMLASSGYVCVMDRTLCLDCGLCAKQCQFRAIQRRNKEWEVNAVACMGCGVCIPKCPQAALNLVRAPHRGEPLDIQEIMTRRDLS
- a CDS encoding RpnC/YadD family protein, with translation MPQESHDHNFKNVFLDFPRESLELFYPQALEQYGELQEITFVRQEPRKHRLSDSGLALDMPILFRFARGALLLWLVEFQEDKEKFSIYRLLRYATDLMEAHPDAVVIPTVLFTDRKAWRKDVPRKLESIFAGTTFLHFEYVHLKLFALHAKDYYSVNNPVAKILMPKMQYPPSERLEVLRHAYLGLYQLASRLLFEKYTEFIDVYAQVQPEEQEAICADIMENEETAMLAQYIKNLGRDEGRVEGRVEGRVEGEFVGEVKGRQAIIQRLFTKRFGKSITDMDVQERLRNATPEQLDLWAERILDAKNVDEVFKDN
- the obgE gene encoding GTPase ObgE codes for the protein MRFVDEAEITVRSGHGGHGCVSFRREKYIPRGGPDGGDGGRGGGVIFRAEPKLLSLYDFRLRRVYEARNGQPGSGRERAGADAEDLIVDVPLGTQLFEVGEDGERRLIVDLAVPGQTIVLAKGGRGGKGNTHFKSATMRTPRFSQPGEDGEEKRIRLELKILADVGIIGLPNAGKSTLISALSAARPKIAPYPFTTLSPNLGVMQGEQGERLVLADIPGLVSGAHEGRGLGHKFLKHVERTRFLLHVLSVEEIAGPESSGDGQEGEPWTGYTLLDEELAGFDPALSRKRQLLVVNKIDLWPEDRLAWLRKRAERDRPGLMLVSALEGTGLEELERRLWALLDESAGGNASVTEEQVDA
- a CDS encoding Maf family protein, which produces MFRTLTPLVLASGSPRRKELLASLGLDFSIHPALAPEPAFTPGTDPGAFALDAARGKAREVAEMHQEAVVLAADTIVVLKGDVLGKPEDTREALAMLERLAGREHVVITGCCLLDPKNADEQHFAVRTTVWMQNFGPEVLAAYVATGEPMDKAGAYGIQERAACLVERIQGSYTNVVGLPLAEVVQRLLNRSIITPHRP